The genomic stretch TACGCATCCGGCCAAAGAAAAGATGAGTACCGGTCGCCGTTTGGTCTCTGGGCAGAGGGAGTCGTGGGAAAGCAACTCTATATGCCTGGAGTCGAGATTCAGGCGACAGTTGCTCTGAACCTCATCCGCGGGGACTGGCTGACCCGCGTCCCGTATTTGAGTGATCTTTGGTTGGTGCTCCTCTCCGGGTTAGCCTTTGGCTTTGTTTTGCCAAAGCTCAGGCCGATCCATGCGGCGGGCGTTGGTCTGCTTGGCATAACGGCAGTGACCGCGGTTGCCTATTATTACTTCGTGGAGCAAAGAAGTTGGTATTCCTGGTTCATCGTGGCTGGTGTTCAGATTCCAGCCGTGACTGTCTGGTCCATCGTTTTCAATTCCATCAGCCTCTACGTCCAGGGCCGCCTGATGGAGCAATCGCTCTCGATGTACGTCTCGCCGCAACAGGTGAAGAAACTTAAGAAGAATCCCGCCATCCTCAAGCCCGGCGCTGAAAAGCAACAGGTGAGCATTCTCTTCAGCGATATCGCCAACTTCACGTCAATGTCCGAAGGGATGGATTCCGATGAACTGGCGGACATGATGAACAGTTATTTTGAGATCACCGTTAACCGCTGCATCCATCCGGCGCAAGGCACGGTCGTCAAGTTCATCGGGGACGCGATCTTCGCGATCTGGAACGCGCCTGAGCCGCAGTCGAATCACCAGGAGTTGGCCTGTCGCGGGGCGTTGCTATTGAGAGATTCGGCGTCCAAGTTCACCTTCGGCAAGTCCGGAAAAACCGTCCGGACGCGCATTGGCCTGCATTGCGGCGTCGCGAACGTGGGGAATTTTGGAAGCTCAAACCGGGTCGATTACACCGCGCTGGGAGAGAACATCAACCTGGCCTCGCGCATGGAGGGTCTGAACAAATACCTGGGCACGGATCTTTTGATCACTTCGGACCTTTATTCAGGCGTGCGGGACAGATTCGTGACGCGAAAGTGCGGACGATTTCGGCTCAAAGGCTTCGAGAAAGAGGTCGAGGTCCATGAACTTCTGAGCGGACCGGAACAGGCGGACGGTTCAAAAGCTTGGCGCGAGGCTTACGCGGAAGCGCTGAAGCATTTCGAAGGAAAAGACATCGACGCCGCAGAAGCCGGATTTCACTGCGTGTTGAAGCTGCATCCCGAGGACGGACCTTCCAAGTTCCTCCTCAACCACATCGCCGAGCTTCGCAGTCACCCCCCGGACGGCGAGTGGACGGGAGCGGTGGAGTTGAAGGAGAAGTAGCAACAGGGACACGTCGTGGACTTCTCCGAGTCCAAGCTGAGGACAGAAACATGAAAATCAATTTCGTGAATGCAGATCACGTCCACGCTTTGATTCTGCCAACGAGCCATTCCATCGAGAGCGTCCGTCAATGACTCAAAGGCGAGTCCTCTCATTGGATCAACGAAAATCGCCTCGTCCAAGGAAGGTTCGCCTGGGGACGCGGGTACGGGGTTTTTTCTGTGTCGCAGTCGCATGTCGCGCGTGTCGTCGAGGACATCGCGAACCAGCAAGAACATCATCGGAAGAAGTCCTTCATGGAGGAATACCAAAGCTTCGTCGAAAAGTACTGGCTCGCTTGGCGGAACGAGGAAACTGTTGAAACGGTTTCCCACCCTCCCTTGAGTTCAAGTCACCCGGCTGAAGCCGGGTGTTAACTGGCCAGCCAACCCGCTCTCACGGGCTCTTCAAGATCGCCAGGAATTGCTTCATCGCCGGCGAGAGCACTTTGTTCTTTTTGTAGATCGCCGCCAGGGGCCGATAAAACTCCCCATCCTGGAATTCCGCCTGGGCCAGCGTCTGCTTGGTGATTTCTTGCAGAATGGTGCTCTGCGGGACGATGGAGATCCCCGCGTCGATCTCCACCGCGCGTTTGACGGTCTCGATATTGTCAAACTCCATGACGTGCTGCACCGACACGTTGTTATCCTTGAGAATCTTGTCGATGGCCTTGCGCGTCGGGATGTCGGGCTCGAAGCCAACGAATTTTTGTCCGGACAATTCGGGCAGGCGCACTGATTTTTGCTTCGCCATGGAATGCTGCGGGTGGCAAATCATGACCA from Verrucomicrobiota bacterium encodes the following:
- a CDS encoding adenylate/guanylate cyclase domain-containing protein; translation: MSFKQLFAAPKGWGVGVALGVGLGALLMLDISAVFRLEKIGLGRLGSLGDRLGVRLQHLSYELPFAQRRYRMPEEAVVVFMDDASHQKLNQPYNAPWDRSYHARLLDRLREDGAKAAVFDVVFSDPGPDPEKDRQFAKAIKDFGKVILAADWVQMEQKGTGGSANAVGSTTIVPLDIFLDGAAGVGTSEMNPSADLFVRRHFPGSPNDVISSLGWTTAEFLGAEITKDPKAKFNPRWVNYYGPPGVLNHVSFFQVVSTNKAELVEPGFFKDKVVFIGAKIVTYASGQRKDEYRSPFGLWAEGVVGKQLYMPGVEIQATVALNLIRGDWLTRVPYLSDLWLVLLSGLAFGFVLPKLRPIHAAGVGLLGITAVTAVAYYYFVEQRSWYSWFIVAGVQIPAVTVWSIVFNSISLYVQGRLMEQSLSMYVSPQQVKKLKKNPAILKPGAEKQQVSILFSDIANFTSMSEGMDSDELADMMNSYFEITVNRCIHPAQGTVVKFIGDAIFAIWNAPEPQSNHQELACRGALLLRDSASKFTFGKSGKTVRTRIGLHCGVANVGNFGSSNRVDYTALGENINLASRMEGLNKYLGTDLLITSDLYSGVRDRFVTRKCGRFRLKGFEKEVEVHELLSGPEQADGSKAWREAYAEALKHFEGKDIDAAEAGFHCVLKLHPEDGPSKFLLNHIAELRSHPPDGEWTGAVELKEK